In Betta splendens chromosome 22, fBetSpl5.4, whole genome shotgun sequence, the following proteins share a genomic window:
- the kidins220a gene encoding kinase D-interacting substrate of 220 kDa B isoform X5, translating into MDTTTSLKMTSLAVQSLFSYVEEENLAAITTHLDTFRDVDSRSDNGQTPLMVAAEQGNLEIVQELIRRGATVDLDDIDCWTALISAAKEGHIEVVSELLENNANLEHRDMGGWTALMWAAYKGRTDVAQLLLEKGANPNITGQYSVYPIIWAAGRGHGQIVHLLLQHGAKVNCSDKYGTTPLIWAARKGHYSSVVHLLANGADVDQEGANSMTALIVAVKGGYTDVVKELLKRNPNVNMTDKDGNTALAIAAKEGHTEIVQDLLDAGTYVNIPDRSGETVLIGAVRGGHVEIVRALLNKYADIDVRGQDGKTALYWAVEKGNATMVRDILQCNPDTESWTKEGETPLIKATKMRNIEVVELLLDKGAKVSAVDKKGDTPLHIAIRGRSRKLAELLLRNPKDGRLLYRPNKAGETPYNIDCTHQKSILTQIFGAKHLSPSESDGDMLGYDLYSSALADILSEPTMQPPICVGLYAQWGSGKSFLLKKLEDEMKTFAGQQVEPLFQFSWLVVFLTMLLCGSVAVVLGFTVDPKLAIAVSLSLLALIYIFFVLVYFGSRRERESWNWAWVISTRLARQVGYLELLLKLMFVNPPELPEQTTRALPVRFLFTDYNRLSSVGGETSMAEMVATLSDACEREFGFMATRLFRVFKNDEIQGKKWRKTCCVPSFVLFALTLGCLITGVALLAIFKVNPENQTVNAVLIAMASVVGLALLLNCRTWWQVADSVLNSQRKRLHSAANNLHKLKSEGFMKVLKHEVELMSKMAKTIDCFTQNQTRMAVIIDGLDACEQDKVLQMLDTVRVLFSKGPFISIFASDPHIIIKAINQNLNSVLRDSNINGHDYMRNIVHLPVFLNSRGLSTAKKLCMVTPTNGEVLSAEGWHEDTDRKISQNSLGPDQAKFGSKTALNRRDTYRRRQMQRSITRQMSFDLTKLLVTEDWFSDISPQTMRRLLNIVSITGRLLRANQIIFNWDRLASWINLTEEWPYRTSWIILFLEETDGVSDQVTLKAIYERISKSIPTTKDVEPLLEIDGDIRSFEVFLSSRTPVLTARDVEMFLPCTVNLDPKLREIIADVRAAREQMHMGGVTYPTLPLQEAAPRPQSGYGQQSAACSPTGSFAGSLPPQPHSAYFSGMTGPQHPFYNRPYFPHHVYHLPRHYSHHLPSSFRPSIKPPGQHKDTNGLDVIAEDPREDLPCPADTPMHLKSLPYKLKQGPPAALLSSMGTDAVCERLKQIDGVDGAMLSQYTATIKKANINGRVLSQCNLDELKKEMEMNFGDWQLFRGMVMEQRHAESQALLQDESRAASEQGSSVHHGEPVRRPGRAQHEAGTYSLNLSFEELSGAGLEEPARHANTSHWPVANHRTSSMSSLNSQESSNDICKLTDKQQAEYRDAYREYIAQMAQLEMSGGGGERPLQPHPGQFLHAASSEDKGAKEGGDADGRKSFTKRNAKASDAADFASGADAPPLDPISEEDEKLDHSSSSRTPGARKKAAGSYYHALPIDEDSGPEEADNTTPLLRKEARASQPTGPPTKPGFLAEILLDKKDSSDSGMRSSDSSSDPSLEEADGHAGGGSPAPKPSLIELELEGLVRKRGLLPGSLSGLQDAAAAAARMSICSEAASEASLMASSPDEAWPSSGVCNLNHAARNAALNNNTSGPASAANTNTNNSHQQPAGGAADTQPDSTSSGVGVSPAVIIITPGSGGGTAMTAGIHNQNLRTISLGDERESVL; encoded by the exons GATTGTTGGACAGCTTTGATCTCGGCTGCTAAAGAGGGCCACATCGAGGTGGTGAGCGAACTTTTGGAGAACAATGCGAACCTGGAACATCGAGACATG GGAGGCTGGACTGCTCTTATGTGGGCAGCCTACAAAGGTCGTACAGATGTGGCCCAGCTGCTGTTGGAAAAAGGAGCGAACCCCAACATCACTGGCCAG TATAGTGTCTACCCCATTATCTGGGCGGCGGGTCGAGGCCACGGACAGATTGTTCATCTCCTGCTGCAACACGGGGCCAAGGTCAACTGCTCTGACAAG TATGGCACCACTCCTTTGATCTGGGCAGCTAGGAAGGGCCACTATAGCAGCGTGGTCCACCTTCTGGCAAACGGAGCTGATGTGGACCAAGAAGGAGCG AACTCTATGACAGCTTTGATTGTCGCGGTGAAAGGCGGCTACACAGACGTCGTCAAAGAGCTGCTGAAGAGAAACCCAAATGTCAATATGACAGATAAGGATGGCAACACAGCCCTGGCCATTGCTGCCAAGGAGGGACACACAGAGATtgtccaggacctgctggacgcTGGCACCTACGTCAATATACCAGACAGG AGCGGGGAGACAGTGCTGATTggagcagtgagaggaggtcaTGTGGAGATAGTTCGAGCTCTGCTGAACAAATATGCTGATATTGATGTCAGGGGTCAG GATGGAAAGACTGCCCTCTATTGGGCAGTGGAGAAAGGCAACGCTACCATGGTGAGAGACATCCTGCAGTGCAACCCTGACACTGAGAGCTGGACCAAG GAAGGAGAGACACCGCTCATCAAAGCTACTAAAATGAGGAACATAGAGGTAGTGGAGCTGCTGCTAGATAAAGGAGCCAAGGTGTCCGCTGTCGACAAG AAAGGCGACACGCCCCTCCACATTGCAATCCGAGGGAGAAGCCGCAaactggctgagctgctgttgagGAATCCTAAAGACGGCCGCCTGCTGTACCGCCCCAACAAAGCGGGCGAGACGCCGTACAACATTGACTGCACCCACCAGAAAAGCATCCTCACGCAGATTTTTGGAGCCA AGCACCTCTCGCCCTCTGAGTCTGATGGAGACATGTTGGGTTATGACCTGTATAGCAGTGCTTTAGCAGACATCCTGAGTGAACCCACCATGCAGCCGCCTATCTGTGTTGGCCTGTACGCTCAGTGGGGGAGTGGCAAATCATTCCTTCTCAAGAAACTGGAGG ATGAGATGAAGACGTTTGCCGGCCAGCAGGTAGAGCCTTTGTTCCAGTTTTCATGGCTGGTAGTCTTCCTCACCATGTTGCTGTGCGGCTccgtggctgtggttctgggcTTTACTGTTGATCCCAAGTTGGCAATCGCTgtctccctcagcctcctcgCCCTCATCTACATCTTCTTTG TGTTGGTCTACTTCGGAAGCCGCCGTGAGAGGGAAAGCTGGAACTGGGCGTGGGTCATCAGCACCCGACTGGCTCGCCAAGTTGGTTATCTGGAACTGCTGCTCAAGCTGATGTTTGTCAACCCTCCTGAGCTTCCTGAGCAAACCACGCGAGCTCTGCCTGTCAG GTTCTTGTTCACGGATTATAATCGTCTGTCCAGTGTTGGAGGCGAGACCTCAATGGCCGAGATGGTTGCCACGCTCTCAGATGCCTGTGAGAGAGAGTTCGGCTTCATGGCTACTCGACTCTTCAGGGTTTTCAAGAACGATGAGATCCAAG GTAAGAAGTGGAGGAAAACCTGTTGTGTTCCCTCTTTCGTCTTGTTCGCCTTGACGCTGGGATGCCTGATCACTGGTGTTGCACTGTTGGCCATTTTTAAG gtgAATCCTGAGAACCAAACTGTCAACGCGGTGCTCATAGCAATGGCCAGTGTGGTGGGCCTGGCCTTATTGCTCAACTGCAGGACCTGGTGGCAAGTGGCTGACTCTGTCCTCAACTCCCAGAGGAAGCGTTTGCACAGTGCTGCCAACAACTTGCACAAACTCAAAAGTGAAGGATTTATGAAG GTTCTGAAGCATGAAGTGGAGCTGATGTCAAAAATGGCCAAAACCATCGACTGCTTCACCCAGAACCAGACGCGTATGGCTGTGATCATCGACGGACTGGATGCCTGTGAGCAAGACAAAGTGCTGCAGATGTTGGAcacg GTGAGGGTGCTCTTCTCTAAAGGCCCTTTTATCTCCATCTTCGCCAGTGACCCCCATATTATCATCAAAGCTATCAACCAAAATCTTAACAGTGTGCTGAGGGACTCCAACATCAATGGCCATGACTACATGAGAAACATTGTCCACCTGCCGGTGTTCCTTAATAGCAGAGGCCTCAGTACGGCAAAGAAGCTTTGCATGGTAACACCCACCAATGGGGAAGTGCTGTCTGCCGAAG GATGGCAtgaggacacagacagaaagataTCTCAGAACAGTTTGGGCCCAGACCAGGCCAAGTTTGGTAGCAAGACGGCCCTCAACCGCAGG GACACATACCGACGTCGGCAGATGCAGAGGTCCATCACCAGACAGATGTCCTTCGACCTGACCAAGCTTCTGGTGACGGAGGACTGGTTCAGTGACATCAGCCCACAGACGATGAGAAGGCTGCTTAACATCGTTTCTATcactg GTCGCCTGTTGAGAGCCAATCAGATCATCTTCAACTGGGACCGACTGGCGTCCTGGATCAACCTGACGGAAGAGTGGCCGTACAGGACGTCGTGGATCATCCTTTTCCTGGAGGAGACTGACGGCGTGTCCGACCAGGTCACGCTCAAAGCCATTTATGAAAG AATTTCCAAGAGCATCCCCACCACCAAGGATGTGGAGCCGCTGCTGGAGATCGATGGGGACATCCGCAGCTTCGaggtcttcctctcctccaggacGCCGGTCCTCACGGCCAGAGACGTGGAGATGTTCCTGCCCTGCACTGTCAACCTGGACCCCAAACTGAGGGAGATCATCGCAG ATGTGCGTGCGGCCAGGGAGCAGATGCACATGGGAGGAGTGACCTATCCCACGCTGCCCCTGCAGGAGGCGGCGCCCCGTCCCCAGTCAGGTTACGGCCAGCAGTCCGCTGCCTGCTCCCCCACGGGCTCCTTCGCTGGATCGCTGCCTCCTCAGCCCCACAGTGCCTACTTCAGCGGGATGACGGGCCCTCAGCATCCTTTCTATAACCGG CCCTATTTCCCCCATCACGTGTATCACCTGCCACGGCATTactcccaccacctcccctcatCCTTCCGCCCCTCCATTAAACCGCCAGGTCAACATAAGGACACCAATGGGCTT GATGTTATTGCAGAAGATCCCAGAGAAGATCTCCCCTGTCCTGCCGACACCCCCATG CATTTAAAGTCGCTGCCTTACAAATTAAAGCAG GGCCCCCCCGCCGCCCTGCTCAGCTCCATGGGCACGGATGCCGTGTGCGAGCGTCTCAAGCAGATAGACGGAGTCGACGGCGCCATGTTGTCGCAGTACACCGCCACCATCAAGAAG GCTAATATAAATGGTCGAGTGCTGTCTCAGTGTAACCTGgacgagctgaagaaggagatggagatgaaCTTTGGTGACTGGCAACTCTTCAGGGGAATG GTGATGGAGCAGCGTCACGCGGAAAGCCAAGCCCTGCTTCAGGACGAGTCCCGGGCCGCCAGCGAGCAAGGCAGCAGCGTGCACCACGGGGAGCCCGTGCGGCGCCCGGGGAGGGCCCAGCATGAGGCGGGGACCTACAGCCTCAACCTCAGCTTCGAGGAGCTCAGCGGCGCAGGGCTGGAGGAACCCGCGCGACACGCCAACACCTCCCACTGGCCT GTGGCGAATCACCGCACCTCGAGCATGTCCAGCCTCAACTCCCAGGAATCGTCCAATGACATCTGCAAGCTGACAGACAAGCAGCAGGCGGAGTACCGCGATGCCTACAGGGAGTACATCGCTCAGATGGCCCAGCTGGAGATGTCCGGCGGTGGGGGGGAGCGGCCCCTGCAGCCCCACCCTGGACAGTTCCTTCATGCTGCCAGCTCAGAGGACAAAGGG GCCAAAGAAGGAGGGGACGCGGACGGCCGCAAGTCCTTCACCAAGAGGAACGCGAAGGCCAGCGACGCCGCCGACTTCGCCTCGGGGGCCGACGCGCCGCCTCTGGACCCCATCAGTGAGGAGGACGAGAAGCTGGACCACAGCTCGTCCTCCAGGACGCCGGGCGCCAGGAAGAAGGCAGCCGGGTCGTACTACCACGCGCTGCCCATCGACGAGGACTCTGGTCCAGAGGAGGCCGACAACACCACACCTCTCCTCCGTAAAGAGGCCCGGGCCTCCCAGCCGACCGGGCCCCCCACCAAGCCCGGCTTCCTTGCCGAAATCCTCCTGGATAAGAAGGACTCGTCCGACTCGGGGATGCGCTCCAGCGACAGTTCCTCGGACCCCTCCCTGGAAGAGGCCGACGGGCACGCGGGCGGAGGAAGCCCCGCGCCGAAGCCCAGTCTAattgaactggagctggagggtCTGGTGCGGAAGCGGGGCCTCCTGCCCGGCAGCCTGAGCGGCCTGcaggacgccgccgccgcggcggcCCGCATGTCCATCTGCTCCGAGGCGGCGTCCGAGGCCAGCCTGATGGCGAGCAGCCCGGACGAAGCGTGGCCGTCCAGCGGCGTCTGCAACCTCAACCACGCCGCCAGAAACGCCGCCCTCAACAACAACACGAGCGGCCCGGCGAGCGCcgccaacaccaacaccaacaacagCCACCAGCAGccggccggcggcgccgccgacaCGCAGCCCGACAGCACCTCCTCCGGCGTCGGCGTTTCGCCagctgtcatcatcatcacccccggcagcggcggcggcaccgCCATGACTGCCGGCATCCACAACCAGAACCTGCGCACCATCAGCCTGGGAGACGAGAGGGAGAGCGTCCTCTGA